One Phocoena sinus isolate mPhoSin1 chromosome 13, mPhoSin1.pri, whole genome shotgun sequence DNA segment encodes these proteins:
- the TMEM247 gene encoding LOW QUALITY PROTEIN: transmembrane protein 247 (The sequence of the model RefSeq protein was modified relative to this genomic sequence to represent the inferred CDS: deleted 2 bases in 1 codon) has translation MATEDREMTEGRGAGESCPTFPKMVPDDPMSEGKSKPSMEAESPKPDLSYDYLEEMETCEDRGCPGPPKSLSSKAGPATTKGQEGDGPERAEPPLAPAAAAPGTPGPQRNDEMELEKMRMEFELERLWYLQEENERQRQHEEVMEQLRQQARPRLFSGGLQDLLLPQNQFAMFLYCFIFIHTIYVTKEMIFFLFSKHYLFCIAAMLLCLIKTLWSYFQVPWLSPTLGTSFPHPCLPPIGTCC, from the exons ATGGCAACAGAGGACAGG GAGATGACGGAAGGCCGGGGGGCAGGAGAAAGCTGCCCAACCTTCCCCAAGATGGTGCCTGATGACCCCATGTCCGAAGGGAAGTCAAAGCCTTCTATG GAGGCAGAGTCCCCCAAGCCAGACTTGTCCTACGACTACCTTGAGGAGATGGAAACTTGTGAGGACAGAGGCTGCCCGGGGCCACCTAAGTCACTCTCCTCCAAGGCCGGCCCCGCCACCACCAAGGGCCAGGAGGGCGATGGACCTGAACGCGCAGAGCCGCCCCTGGCCCCAGCCGCAGCGGCGCCGGGGACCCCAGGGCCCCAGCGAAACGACGAGATGGAGCTGGAGAAGATGCGCATGGAGTTCGAGCTCGAGCGGCTCTGGTACCTGCAGGAGGAGAACGAGCGGCAGCGGCAGCACGAAGAGGTGATGGAGCAGCTGCGGCAGCAGGCGAGGCCCCGCCTA TTCTCGGGAGGCCTCCAGGACCTCCTGCTTCCCCAGAACCAATTCGCCATGTTCCTGTACTGCTTCATCTTCATACACACAATCTATGTCACCAAGGAGAtgatcttctttctcttctccaagcACTACCTGTTCTGCATCGCGGCCATGTTGCTCTGTTTGATTAAAACTTTATGGTCATACTTCCAAGTGCCTTGGCTCTCTCCAACACTGGGCACCTCCTTCCCTCACCCGTGCCTCCCTCCCATCGGAACTTGCTGTTAG